A single Oryctolagus cuniculus chromosome 18, mOryCun1.1, whole genome shotgun sequence DNA region contains:
- the ATP1A3 gene encoding sodium/potassium-transporting ATPase subunit alpha-3 isoform X1 yields MGSGGSDSYRVATSQDKKDDKGSPKKSKGKERRDLDDLKKEVAMTEHKMSVEEVCRKYNTDCVQGLTHSKAQEILARDGPNALTPPPTTPEWVKFCRQLFGGFSILLWIGAILCFLAYGIQAGTEDDPSGDNLYLGIVLAAVVIITGCFSYYQEAKSSKIMESFKNMVPQQALVIREGEKMQVNAEEVVVGDLVEIKGGDRVPADLRIISAHGCKVDNSSLTGESEPQTRSPDCTHDNPLETRNITFFSTNCVEGTARGVVVATGDRTVMGRIATLASGLEVGKTPIAIEIEHFIQLITGVAVFLGVSFFILSLILGYTWLEAVIFLIGIIVANVPEGLLATVTVCLTLTAKRMARKNCLVKNLEAVETLGSTSTICSDKTGTLTQNRMTVAHMWFDNQIHEADTTEDQSGTSFDKSSHTWVALSHIAGLCNRAVFKGGQDNIPVLKRDVAGDASESALLKCIELSSGSVKLMRERNKKVAEIPFNSTNKYQLSIHETEDPNDNRYLLVMKGAPERILDRCSTILLQGKEQPLDEEMKEAFQNAYLELGGLGERVLGFCHYYLPEEQFPKGFAFDCDDVNFTTDTLCFVGLMSMIDPPRAAVPDAVGKCRSAGIKVIMVTGDHPITAKAIAKGVGIISEGNETVEDIAARLNIPVSQVNPRDAKACVIHGTDLKDFTSEQIDEILQNHTEIVFARTSPQQKLIIVEGCQRQGAIVAVTGDGVNDSPALKKADIGVAMGIAGSDVSKQAADMILLDDNFASIVTGVEEGRLIFDNLKKSIAYTLTSNIPEITPFLLFIMANIPLPLGTITILCIDLGTDMVPAISLAYEAAESDIMKRQPRNPRTDKLVNERLISMAYGQIGMIQALGGFFSYFVILAENGFLPGNLVGIRLNWDDRTVNDLEDSYGQQWTYEQRKVVEFTCHTAFFVSIVVVQWADLIICKTRRNSVFQQGMKNKILIFGLFEETALAAFLSYCPGMDVALRMYPLKPSWWFCAFPYSFLIFVYDEIRKLILRRNPGGWVEKETYY; encoded by the exons ATGGGG TCTGGTGGCTCTGACAGCTACCGTGTCGCCACCTCGCAGGACAAGAAAGATGACAAGGGCTCGCCCAAGAAGAGCAAGGGCAAGGAGCGCCGCGACCTGGACGACCTCAAGAAGGAGGTGGCGATG ACAGAGCACAAGATGTCGGTGGAGGAAGTGTGCCGGAAGTACAACACGGACTGCGTGCAG GGTCTGACACACAGCAAAGCCCAGGAGATCCTGGCCAGGGACGGGCCGAATGCGCTCACACCGCCCCCAACCACCCCGGAGTGGGTCAAGTTCTGCCGACAGCTCTTCGGGGGCTTCTCCATCCTGCTGTGgattggggccatcctctgcttcctggcctacGGCATCCAGGCGGGCACGGAGGACGACCCCTCTGGTGACAAC CTGTACCTGGGCATCGTGCTGGCCGCCGTGGTCATCATCACCGGCTGCTTCTCCTACTACCAGGAGGCCAAGAGCTCCAAGATCATGGAGTCCTTCAAGAACATGGTTCCGCAG caaGCCCTGGTGATCCGGGAAGGCGAGAAGATGCAGGTGAACGCCGAGGAGGTGGTGGTCGGGGACCTGGTGGAGATCAAGGGCGGAGACCGAGTCCCAGCCGACCTGCGCATCATCTCAGCCCACGGTTGCAAG gtggacaATTCCTCGCTGACCGGCGAATCCGAGCCCCAGACCCGCTCTCCCGACTGCACCCACGACAACCCCCTGGAGACACGCAACATCACTTTCTTCTCCACCAACTGCGTGGAAG GCACGGCCCGGGGCGTGGTGGTGGCCACGGGGGACCGCACCGTCATGGGCCGCATCGCCACGCTGGCGTCGGGCCTGGAGGTGGGCAAGACGCCCATCGCCATCGAGATTGAGCACTTCATCCAGCTGATCACCGGCGTGGCCGTCTTCCTGGGCGTGTCCTTCTTCATCCTCTCCCTCATCCTCGGCTACACCTGGCTCGAGGCCGTCATCTTCCTCATCGGCATCATCGTGGCCAATGTCCCGGAGGGCCTGCTGGCCACTGTCACC GTGTGTCTGACACTGACGGCCAAGCGCATGGCCCGCAAGAACTGCCTGGTGAAGAACCTGGAGGCGGTGGAGACCCTGGGCTCCACGTCCACCATCTGCTCCGACAAGACCGGGACCCTCACCCAGAACCGCATGACAGTCGCCCACATGTGGTTCGACAACCAGATCCACGAGGCCGACACCACTGAGGACCAGTCCG GAACCTCCTTCGACAAGAGCTCACACACCTGGGTGGCGCTGTCCCACATCGCGGGGCTCTGCAACCGCGCCGTCTTCAAAGGCGGCCAGGACAACATCCCTGTCCTCAAG AGGGACGTGGCCGGCGACGCCTCCGAGTCCGCCCTGCTCAAGTGCATCGAGCTGTCCTCGGGCTCCGTGAAGCTGATGCGAGAGCGCAACAAGAAAGTGGCCGAGATCCCCTTCAACTCCACCAACAAGTACCAG ctCTCCATCCATGAGACCGAGGACCCCAACGACAACCGGTACCTGCTGGTGATGAAGGGCGCCCCCGAGCGCATCCTGGACCGCTGCTCCACCATCCTGCTGCAGGGCAAGGAGCAGCCGCTGGACGAGGAGATGAAGGAGGCCTTCCAGAACGCCTACCTGGAGCTGGGCGGCCTGGGCGAGCGCGTGCTGG GCTTCTGCCACTACTACCTGCCAGAGGAGCAGTTCCCCAAGGGCTTTGCCTTCGACTGCGACGACGTGAACTTCACCACGGACACCCTGTGCTTCGTGGGCCTCATGTCCATGATCGACCCGCCCCGGGCAGCCGTCCCGGACGCCGTGGGCAAGTGCCGCAGTGCAGGCATCAAG GTCATCATGGTCACCGGCGATCACCCCATCACGGCCAAGGCCATCGCCAAGGGTGTGGGCATCATCTCCGAGGGCAACGAGACCGTGGAGGACATCGCCGCCCGGCTCAACATCCCCGTCAGCCAGGTCAACCCCCG GGACGCCAAGGCCTGCGTGATCCACGGCACCGACCTCAAGGACTTCACCTCGGAGCAGATTGACGAGATCCTGCAGAACCACACGGAGATCGTGTTCGCCCGCACGTCCCCCCAGCAGAAACTCATCATCGTGGAGGGCTGCCAGAGACAG ggCGCCATCGTGGCTGTCACGGGCGACGGGGTGAATGACTCCCCGGCCCTGAAGAAGGCAGACATCGGGGTGGCCATGGGCATCGCCGGCTCCGACGTCTCCAAGCAGGCAGCAGACATGATCCTCCTGGATGACAACTTCGCCTCCATCGTCACCGGCGTGGAAGAGG gccgccTGATCTTCGACAACCTGAAGAAATCCATCGCCTACACCCTGACCAGCAACATCCCGGAGATCACCCCCTTCCTGCTGTTCATCATGGCCAACATCCCGCTGCCCCTGGGCACCATCACCATCCTCTGCATCGACCTGGGCACCGACATG GTCCCCGCCATCTCCTTGGCCTACGAGGCGGCTGAGAGCGACATCATGAAGAGGCAGCCCAGGAACCCGCGCACCGACAAGCTGGTCAACGAGAGGCTCATCAGCATGGCCTACGGCCAGATTG GAATGATCCAGGCGCTGGGCGGCTTCTTCTCCTACTTTGTGATCCTGGCTGAGAACGGCTTCCTACCCGGCAACCTGGTGGGTATCCGGCTGAACTGGGACGACCGCACAGTCAACGACCTGGAGGACAGCTACGGGCAGCAGTGG ACTTACGAGCAGAGGAAGGTGGTGGAGTTCACCTGCCACACGGCCTTCTTCGTGAGCAtcgtggtggtgcagtgggccGACCTGATCATCTGCAAGACGCGAAGGAACTCGGTCTTCCAGCAGGGCATGAA AAACAAGATCCTCATCTTCGGGCTGTTTGAGGAGACGGCGCTCGCGGCCTTCCTGTCCTACTGCCCCGGCATGGACGTGGCCCTCCGCATGTACCCGCTCAA gcCCAGCTGGTGGTTCTGTGCCTTCCCGTACAGTTTCCTCATCTTCGTCTACGATGAAATCCGCAAGCTCATCCTGCGCAGGAACCCCGGGg gtTGGGTGGAGAAAGAAACCTACTACTGA
- the ATP1A3 gene encoding sodium/potassium-transporting ATPase subunit alpha-3 isoform X3 encodes MGIAGSDVSKQAADMILLDDNFASIVTGVEEGRLIFDNLKKSIAYTLTSNIPEITPFLLFIMANIPLPLGTITILCIDLGTDMVPAISLAYEAAESDIMKRQPRNPRTDKLVNERLISMAYGQIGMIQALGGFFSYFVILAENGFLPGNLVGIRLNWDDRTVNDLEDSYGQQWTYEQRKVVEFTCHTAFFVSIVVVQWADLIICKTRRNSVFQQGMKNKILIFGLFEETALAAFLSYCPGMDVALRMYPLKPSWWFCAFPYSFLIFVYDEIRKLILRRNPGGWVEKETYY; translated from the exons ATGGGCATCGCCGGCTCCGACGTCTCCAAGCAGGCAGCAGACATGATCCTCCTGGATGACAACTTCGCCTCCATCGTCACCGGCGTGGAAGAGG gccgccTGATCTTCGACAACCTGAAGAAATCCATCGCCTACACCCTGACCAGCAACATCCCGGAGATCACCCCCTTCCTGCTGTTCATCATGGCCAACATCCCGCTGCCCCTGGGCACCATCACCATCCTCTGCATCGACCTGGGCACCGACATG GTCCCCGCCATCTCCTTGGCCTACGAGGCGGCTGAGAGCGACATCATGAAGAGGCAGCCCAGGAACCCGCGCACCGACAAGCTGGTCAACGAGAGGCTCATCAGCATGGCCTACGGCCAGATTG GAATGATCCAGGCGCTGGGCGGCTTCTTCTCCTACTTTGTGATCCTGGCTGAGAACGGCTTCCTACCCGGCAACCTGGTGGGTATCCGGCTGAACTGGGACGACCGCACAGTCAACGACCTGGAGGACAGCTACGGGCAGCAGTGG ACTTACGAGCAGAGGAAGGTGGTGGAGTTCACCTGCCACACGGCCTTCTTCGTGAGCAtcgtggtggtgcagtgggccGACCTGATCATCTGCAAGACGCGAAGGAACTCGGTCTTCCAGCAGGGCATGAA AAACAAGATCCTCATCTTCGGGCTGTTTGAGGAGACGGCGCTCGCGGCCTTCCTGTCCTACTGCCCCGGCATGGACGTGGCCCTCCGCATGTACCCGCTCAA gcCCAGCTGGTGGTTCTGTGCCTTCCCGTACAGTTTCCTCATCTTCGTCTACGATGAAATCCGCAAGCTCATCCTGCGCAGGAACCCCGGGg gtTGGGTGGAGAAAGAAACCTACTACTGA
- the ATP1A3 gene encoding sodium/potassium-transporting ATPase subunit alpha-3 isoform X2, with the protein MGDKKDDKGSPKKSKGKERRDLDDLKKEVAMTEHKMSVEEVCRKYNTDCVQGLTHSKAQEILARDGPNALTPPPTTPEWVKFCRQLFGGFSILLWIGAILCFLAYGIQAGTEDDPSGDNLYLGIVLAAVVIITGCFSYYQEAKSSKIMESFKNMVPQQALVIREGEKMQVNAEEVVVGDLVEIKGGDRVPADLRIISAHGCKVDNSSLTGESEPQTRSPDCTHDNPLETRNITFFSTNCVEGTARGVVVATGDRTVMGRIATLASGLEVGKTPIAIEIEHFIQLITGVAVFLGVSFFILSLILGYTWLEAVIFLIGIIVANVPEGLLATVTVCLTLTAKRMARKNCLVKNLEAVETLGSTSTICSDKTGTLTQNRMTVAHMWFDNQIHEADTTEDQSGTSFDKSSHTWVALSHIAGLCNRAVFKGGQDNIPVLKRDVAGDASESALLKCIELSSGSVKLMRERNKKVAEIPFNSTNKYQLSIHETEDPNDNRYLLVMKGAPERILDRCSTILLQGKEQPLDEEMKEAFQNAYLELGGLGERVLGFCHYYLPEEQFPKGFAFDCDDVNFTTDTLCFVGLMSMIDPPRAAVPDAVGKCRSAGIKVIMVTGDHPITAKAIAKGVGIISEGNETVEDIAARLNIPVSQVNPRDAKACVIHGTDLKDFTSEQIDEILQNHTEIVFARTSPQQKLIIVEGCQRQGAIVAVTGDGVNDSPALKKADIGVAMGIAGSDVSKQAADMILLDDNFASIVTGVEEGRLIFDNLKKSIAYTLTSNIPEITPFLLFIMANIPLPLGTITILCIDLGTDMVPAISLAYEAAESDIMKRQPRNPRTDKLVNERLISMAYGQIGMIQALGGFFSYFVILAENGFLPGNLVGIRLNWDDRTVNDLEDSYGQQWTYEQRKVVEFTCHTAFFVSIVVVQWADLIICKTRRNSVFQQGMKNKILIFGLFEETALAAFLSYCPGMDVALRMYPLKPSWWFCAFPYSFLIFVYDEIRKLILRRNPGGWVEKETYY; encoded by the exons ATGGGG GACAAGAAAGATGACAAGGGCTCGCCCAAGAAGAGCAAGGGCAAGGAGCGCCGCGACCTGGACGACCTCAAGAAGGAGGTGGCGATG ACAGAGCACAAGATGTCGGTGGAGGAAGTGTGCCGGAAGTACAACACGGACTGCGTGCAG GGTCTGACACACAGCAAAGCCCAGGAGATCCTGGCCAGGGACGGGCCGAATGCGCTCACACCGCCCCCAACCACCCCGGAGTGGGTCAAGTTCTGCCGACAGCTCTTCGGGGGCTTCTCCATCCTGCTGTGgattggggccatcctctgcttcctggcctacGGCATCCAGGCGGGCACGGAGGACGACCCCTCTGGTGACAAC CTGTACCTGGGCATCGTGCTGGCCGCCGTGGTCATCATCACCGGCTGCTTCTCCTACTACCAGGAGGCCAAGAGCTCCAAGATCATGGAGTCCTTCAAGAACATGGTTCCGCAG caaGCCCTGGTGATCCGGGAAGGCGAGAAGATGCAGGTGAACGCCGAGGAGGTGGTGGTCGGGGACCTGGTGGAGATCAAGGGCGGAGACCGAGTCCCAGCCGACCTGCGCATCATCTCAGCCCACGGTTGCAAG gtggacaATTCCTCGCTGACCGGCGAATCCGAGCCCCAGACCCGCTCTCCCGACTGCACCCACGACAACCCCCTGGAGACACGCAACATCACTTTCTTCTCCACCAACTGCGTGGAAG GCACGGCCCGGGGCGTGGTGGTGGCCACGGGGGACCGCACCGTCATGGGCCGCATCGCCACGCTGGCGTCGGGCCTGGAGGTGGGCAAGACGCCCATCGCCATCGAGATTGAGCACTTCATCCAGCTGATCACCGGCGTGGCCGTCTTCCTGGGCGTGTCCTTCTTCATCCTCTCCCTCATCCTCGGCTACACCTGGCTCGAGGCCGTCATCTTCCTCATCGGCATCATCGTGGCCAATGTCCCGGAGGGCCTGCTGGCCACTGTCACC GTGTGTCTGACACTGACGGCCAAGCGCATGGCCCGCAAGAACTGCCTGGTGAAGAACCTGGAGGCGGTGGAGACCCTGGGCTCCACGTCCACCATCTGCTCCGACAAGACCGGGACCCTCACCCAGAACCGCATGACAGTCGCCCACATGTGGTTCGACAACCAGATCCACGAGGCCGACACCACTGAGGACCAGTCCG GAACCTCCTTCGACAAGAGCTCACACACCTGGGTGGCGCTGTCCCACATCGCGGGGCTCTGCAACCGCGCCGTCTTCAAAGGCGGCCAGGACAACATCCCTGTCCTCAAG AGGGACGTGGCCGGCGACGCCTCCGAGTCCGCCCTGCTCAAGTGCATCGAGCTGTCCTCGGGCTCCGTGAAGCTGATGCGAGAGCGCAACAAGAAAGTGGCCGAGATCCCCTTCAACTCCACCAACAAGTACCAG ctCTCCATCCATGAGACCGAGGACCCCAACGACAACCGGTACCTGCTGGTGATGAAGGGCGCCCCCGAGCGCATCCTGGACCGCTGCTCCACCATCCTGCTGCAGGGCAAGGAGCAGCCGCTGGACGAGGAGATGAAGGAGGCCTTCCAGAACGCCTACCTGGAGCTGGGCGGCCTGGGCGAGCGCGTGCTGG GCTTCTGCCACTACTACCTGCCAGAGGAGCAGTTCCCCAAGGGCTTTGCCTTCGACTGCGACGACGTGAACTTCACCACGGACACCCTGTGCTTCGTGGGCCTCATGTCCATGATCGACCCGCCCCGGGCAGCCGTCCCGGACGCCGTGGGCAAGTGCCGCAGTGCAGGCATCAAG GTCATCATGGTCACCGGCGATCACCCCATCACGGCCAAGGCCATCGCCAAGGGTGTGGGCATCATCTCCGAGGGCAACGAGACCGTGGAGGACATCGCCGCCCGGCTCAACATCCCCGTCAGCCAGGTCAACCCCCG GGACGCCAAGGCCTGCGTGATCCACGGCACCGACCTCAAGGACTTCACCTCGGAGCAGATTGACGAGATCCTGCAGAACCACACGGAGATCGTGTTCGCCCGCACGTCCCCCCAGCAGAAACTCATCATCGTGGAGGGCTGCCAGAGACAG ggCGCCATCGTGGCTGTCACGGGCGACGGGGTGAATGACTCCCCGGCCCTGAAGAAGGCAGACATCGGGGTGGCCATGGGCATCGCCGGCTCCGACGTCTCCAAGCAGGCAGCAGACATGATCCTCCTGGATGACAACTTCGCCTCCATCGTCACCGGCGTGGAAGAGG gccgccTGATCTTCGACAACCTGAAGAAATCCATCGCCTACACCCTGACCAGCAACATCCCGGAGATCACCCCCTTCCTGCTGTTCATCATGGCCAACATCCCGCTGCCCCTGGGCACCATCACCATCCTCTGCATCGACCTGGGCACCGACATG GTCCCCGCCATCTCCTTGGCCTACGAGGCGGCTGAGAGCGACATCATGAAGAGGCAGCCCAGGAACCCGCGCACCGACAAGCTGGTCAACGAGAGGCTCATCAGCATGGCCTACGGCCAGATTG GAATGATCCAGGCGCTGGGCGGCTTCTTCTCCTACTTTGTGATCCTGGCTGAGAACGGCTTCCTACCCGGCAACCTGGTGGGTATCCGGCTGAACTGGGACGACCGCACAGTCAACGACCTGGAGGACAGCTACGGGCAGCAGTGG ACTTACGAGCAGAGGAAGGTGGTGGAGTTCACCTGCCACACGGCCTTCTTCGTGAGCAtcgtggtggtgcagtgggccGACCTGATCATCTGCAAGACGCGAAGGAACTCGGTCTTCCAGCAGGGCATGAA AAACAAGATCCTCATCTTCGGGCTGTTTGAGGAGACGGCGCTCGCGGCCTTCCTGTCCTACTGCCCCGGCATGGACGTGGCCCTCCGCATGTACCCGCTCAA gcCCAGCTGGTGGTTCTGTGCCTTCCCGTACAGTTTCCTCATCTTCGTCTACGATGAAATCCGCAAGCTCATCCTGCGCAGGAACCCCGGGg gtTGGGTGGAGAAAGAAACCTACTACTGA